The proteins below come from a single Caulobacter flavus genomic window:
- a CDS encoding polyprenyl synthetase family protein, with the protein MDDQVALQQGLLTRVEGLRARVDRRLAELAPAPGTAPDRLVEAVRYSLLAPGKRFRPMLTLLAAEAFGANEGAALDAACAFEMIHAASLILDDLPAMDDAGLRRGLPTIHRAFDEATAILAGVGLLNQAYAVIAADKGLCGDLRAEVCARAAEAVGFMGLVAGQARDLLDRDQLRDMSEIDRLNHEKTGVLIIAAAQVGALIGGADAEAVGQVGEFARRVGLAFQIRDDLIDAEGSVEAAGKDTGKDAAMTTAVSRLGVPGARAAMEEHLAAAEAALAAAGGGGLLGAYAGRLFAARKAAA; encoded by the coding sequence ATGGACGATCAGGTCGCCTTGCAACAGGGACTGCTGACGCGGGTGGAGGGCTTGCGCGCGCGCGTCGACCGCCGCCTGGCCGAGCTGGCGCCCGCGCCCGGAACCGCGCCCGACCGTCTGGTCGAAGCCGTGCGCTATTCGCTGCTGGCCCCGGGCAAGCGCTTCCGCCCGATGCTGACCCTGCTGGCCGCCGAGGCCTTCGGCGCCAACGAAGGCGCGGCTCTCGACGCGGCCTGCGCCTTCGAGATGATCCACGCCGCCTCGCTGATCCTCGACGACCTGCCGGCCATGGACGACGCGGGCCTGCGCCGGGGGCTGCCCACCATCCACCGCGCCTTCGACGAGGCCACCGCCATCCTCGCGGGCGTGGGCCTGCTGAACCAGGCCTACGCCGTGATCGCCGCCGACAAGGGACTTTGCGGCGACCTGCGGGCCGAGGTCTGCGCGCGCGCCGCCGAGGCCGTGGGCTTCATGGGACTGGTCGCCGGCCAGGCCCGCGACCTGCTCGACCGCGACCAGTTGCGCGACATGTCCGAGATCGACCGGCTGAACCACGAGAAGACCGGCGTGCTGATCATCGCCGCCGCTCAGGTCGGGGCCCTGATCGGCGGCGCCGACGCGGAGGCCGTCGGGCAGGTGGGCGAGTTCGCCCGCCGTGTGGGCCTGGCCTTCCAGATCCGCGACGACCTGATCGACGCCGAGGGCTCGGTCGAGGCCGCCGGCAAGGACACCGGCAAGGACGCGGCCATGACCACGGCCGTCTCGCGCCTGGGCGTCCCGGGCGCTCGTGCGGCCATGGAAGAGCACCTGGCCGCGGCCGAGGCGGCCCTGGCCGCGGCCGGCGGCGGCGGGCTGCTTGGCGCCTACGCCGGACGACTGTTCGCCGCGCGCAAGGCGGCGGCGTGA
- a CDS encoding ABC transporter ATP-binding protein, with the protein MKPEPISTAPILVAEGVVRSYGDRRVLKGVDLSLRPGEIYALLGHNGAGKTTLVRAICGRLKPDAGTVRLNGADPARVPAARAGLGLVPQEIALYANLSVRENIETFATLAGVPRAKAPTAVRRAMELTRTLDRADAPVRTLSGGFQRRANIAAAIVHEPTLLILDEPTVGVDIDAREAVDAVIRDLRGLGVAVLIVTHDLDQAGAIADRVGFLRDGAMVLEGEPRALVAEAFGDQMEILVHLAEGLDMAGEIHLAAEGLEPTRRPGVWSRLDSGGYGAAGRLDTRLRQLGLAPREIRVRQPSLANLFSLVAERKAA; encoded by the coding sequence GTGAAGCCAGAGCCCATTTCGACGGCCCCCATTCTCGTGGCTGAAGGCGTCGTCCGGTCCTATGGCGACCGGCGCGTGCTGAAGGGCGTCGACCTGTCGCTGCGGCCGGGCGAGATCTACGCCCTGCTGGGCCACAACGGCGCGGGCAAGACCACGCTGGTGCGGGCCATCTGCGGCCGCCTGAAGCCCGACGCCGGGACCGTGCGCCTGAACGGCGCCGATCCGGCCCGCGTTCCAGCCGCCCGCGCGGGCCTGGGCCTGGTTCCGCAGGAGATCGCCCTCTACGCCAACCTGTCGGTGCGCGAGAATATCGAGACCTTTGCGACGCTGGCTGGCGTGCCGCGCGCCAAGGCGCCGACGGCTGTGCGCCGGGCGATGGAGCTGACCCGCACGCTCGACCGCGCCGACGCGCCGGTGCGGACCCTGTCGGGCGGCTTCCAGCGCCGGGCGAACATCGCCGCCGCCATCGTCCACGAGCCGACTCTGCTGATCCTCGACGAGCCGACGGTCGGGGTCGACATCGACGCCCGCGAGGCCGTCGACGCCGTCATCCGCGACCTGCGCGGCCTGGGCGTGGCGGTGCTGATCGTCACCCACGACCTCGACCAGGCCGGGGCGATCGCCGACCGCGTCGGCTTCCTGCGCGACGGGGCGATGGTGCTGGAAGGTGAGCCGCGCGCCCTGGTGGCCGAGGCCTTCGGCGACCAGATGGAAATCCTGGTGCATCTCGCCGAGGGCCTCGACATGGCCGGCGAGATCCATCTGGCGGCCGAGGGGCTGGAGCCGACCCGCCGACCCGGCGTCTGGTCCCGCCTGGACAGCGGCGGCTACGGCGCGGCGGGGCGGCTGGACACGCGTCTGCGCCAGCTGGGACTGGCCCCCCGCGAGATCCGCGTGCGCCAGCCGTCGCTGGCCAACCTGTTCAGCCTCGTGGCCGAGCGGAAGGCCGCATGA
- a CDS encoding ABC transporter permease: MRTRVAMALAMMRVMALELWRDRAALVMTFLLPPLVFLIFSSVFAGTSGDNLQPKLAVADLARTDASRRVAAALLKSPELRAETAPDAAAVRARVKSGQVDAGLVIRADPAQPGKPFLIVADPSRAVAAPLAQARTQQALAAAAPDAALRRSVDSVAPALGDLTPVQSARIEAAAEQLRAKPQAVKDDLFDREEIAGARKGGAVIAYYAGAVMILFALFSAMQGALSLMEERRAGVADRLLAGVAGMGPVVTGKFLFLTAQAIVQAVMIFVVAQTVYGVEAAQHFLLWLPTTLAAGVCSAGLALGLVSLCRTRDQAQMLSTFVILVLAAIGGSMAPRFLMPAWLQSLGWFTPHAWVIDAYQAVLWRDAGVAAVYKAWIVLVAVGAAGLILAQALSRDPQR; encoded by the coding sequence ATGAGGACGCGCGTCGCGATGGCCCTGGCCATGATGCGGGTCATGGCGCTGGAGCTGTGGCGCGACCGCGCGGCCCTGGTCATGACCTTCCTGCTGCCGCCGCTGGTGTTCCTGATCTTCTCGTCGGTGTTCGCCGGAACCTCGGGCGACAACCTGCAGCCTAAGCTGGCCGTCGCCGACCTCGCCCGCACCGACGCCTCGCGCCGGGTCGCCGCGGCCCTGCTGAAGAGCCCCGAGCTGCGCGCCGAGACCGCGCCGGACGCCGCCGCGGTGCGGGCGCGGGTCAAGTCGGGCCAGGTCGACGCGGGCCTCGTCATCCGCGCCGATCCCGCCCAGCCGGGCAAGCCGTTCCTGATCGTCGCCGACCCGTCGCGCGCCGTCGCCGCGCCGCTGGCCCAGGCCCGCACCCAGCAGGCCCTGGCCGCCGCCGCGCCCGACGCGGCCCTGCGCCGTTCGGTCGACTCGGTCGCGCCGGCCCTGGGCGACCTGACGCCCGTGCAGTCGGCCCGCATCGAGGCCGCGGCCGAGCAACTCCGGGCCAAGCCTCAGGCCGTGAAGGACGACCTCTTCGATCGCGAGGAAATCGCCGGGGCCCGCAAGGGCGGGGCGGTGATCGCCTACTATGCCGGGGCGGTGATGATCCTGTTCGCGCTGTTCTCGGCCATGCAGGGGGCGCTGTCGCTGATGGAGGAGCGCCGCGCCGGCGTCGCCGACCGCCTGCTGGCGGGCGTGGCCGGCATGGGACCCGTGGTCACCGGAAAGTTCCTGTTCCTGACCGCCCAGGCGATCGTCCAGGCGGTGATGATCTTCGTGGTCGCCCAGACCGTCTACGGCGTCGAGGCGGCCCAGCACTTCCTGCTCTGGCTGCCCACCACCCTGGCGGCCGGCGTGTGCTCGGCGGGGCTGGCATTGGGGCTCGTCTCGCTGTGCCGCACGCGCGACCAGGCCCAGATGCTGTCGACCTTCGTGATCTTGGTGCTGGCGGCGATCGGCGGCAGCATGGCCCCGCGTTTCCTGATGCCCGCCTGGCTGCAGAGCCTGGGCTGGTTCACACCGCACGCCTGGGTGATCGACGCCTATCAGGCGGTGCTCTGGCGCGACGCCGGCGTCGCGGCCGTGTATAAGGCCTGGATCGTGCTGGTCGCCGTCGGCGCGGCGGGCCTGATCCTGGCCCAGGCCCTGTCGCGCGATCCGCAGCGCTGA
- a CDS encoding sterol desaturase family protein: MVTFGLKVALFLGAFAFMEGFAWFTHKYVMHGFGWVWHRSHHEPRHGAFELNDLFAVVFAAPAIVAIWFGTNGGMPWLLPVGLGITAYGAVYFIFHDGMVHQRFKVPLGKSAYWKRLIQAHRIHHAVHTKEGAVSFGFLLARPIRELKAKLRERGVQA; encoded by the coding sequence ATGGTCACCTTCGGACTCAAGGTCGCCCTGTTCCTGGGGGCCTTCGCCTTCATGGAAGGCTTCGCCTGGTTCACCCACAAGTACGTCATGCACGGCTTCGGCTGGGTGTGGCACCGCTCGCACCACGAGCCGCGCCACGGCGCCTTCGAGTTGAACGACCTGTTCGCGGTGGTCTTCGCCGCCCCCGCCATCGTCGCCATCTGGTTCGGGACCAACGGCGGCATGCCCTGGCTGCTGCCGGTCGGCCTGGGGATCACGGCCTATGGCGCGGTCTATTTCATCTTCCACGACGGCATGGTGCACCAGCGCTTCAAGGTTCCGCTGGGCAAGTCGGCCTACTGGAAGCGCCTGATCCAAGCCCACCGCATCCATCACGCGGTCCACACCAAGGAAGGCGCGGTGTCGTTCGGCTTCCTGCTGGCCCGGCCGATCCGCGAGCTGAAGGCCAAGCTGCGCGAGCGGGGCGTCCAGGCCTGA
- a CDS encoding GlpM family protein yields MPQLLVEVLWKGLLGGLVTALIVLASKKGNVLPGILPLAPTFAIIALLAVGSKGEAGGFRAACLAGAKTIPAYLVFLGASWLLVDRVDYRLAILGGVAAWLVAALAIFLAPKFL; encoded by the coding sequence ATGCCGCAGCTGCTTGTCGAGGTTCTGTGGAAAGGCCTGCTGGGCGGGCTCGTCACCGCCCTGATCGTGCTGGCGTCAAAGAAGGGTAACGTCCTGCCCGGCATCCTGCCGCTGGCGCCCACCTTCGCGATCATCGCCCTGCTGGCCGTCGGCTCCAAGGGCGAGGCGGGCGGCTTCCGCGCCGCGTGTCTGGCCGGCGCCAAGACCATCCCGGCCTATCTCGTCTTCCTGGGCGCGTCGTGGCTACTGGTCGACCGGGTGGACTACCGCCTGGCGATCCTGGGCGGGGTGGCGGCCTGGCTGGTCGCGGCCCTGGCGATCTTCCTGGCGCCGAAGTTCCTGTAG
- a CDS encoding amidohydrolase yields the protein MTSILKTAAAGLVGVSMLMASSAIAAPLNAAQKTQLKANVDAYTPQMNEAALKIWDYAELGYLETKSTVVLQDQLKAAGFTVKAGVADEPTAFVASFKQGKGPVIAILAEFDALPGLSQAAAPTKTPRPETDNGHGCGHNLFGAASVAGAVALKEWMIQNKVQGEVRVYGTPAEEGGSGKVYMVREGLFNDVDVTLHWHPGNENSARQGTSMANISGKFRFRGKSSHASGAPWAGRSALDGVEVLDTAANFMREHIPDGTRIHYVITNGGKAPNVVPDFAEVYYYVRNSDPKIVVSVMDRIKKAADGAAMATETTVEFEQTGGVYNLLPNDVLGKVMHDSLTSVGGITWTPEETEFAKTLAKSLNGGGGDLASVGKVQSYAPADTKGGVGGSTDVSDISWVTPTVGLSTATFVPGSAGHSWQNVAAAGSSIGLKGAAVAAKTLSITGAELFMNPKLIADAKAELNARRGDGFQYKAMVGDRKPPLDYRKAGGAE from the coding sequence GTGACTTCGATCCTCAAGACCGCCGCCGCCGGCTTGGTCGGTGTTTCCATGCTGATGGCCAGCAGCGCCATCGCCGCGCCGCTGAACGCCGCGCAGAAGACCCAGCTGAAGGCGAACGTCGACGCCTACACCCCGCAGATGAACGAAGCCGCACTGAAGATCTGGGACTATGCCGAACTGGGCTATCTGGAGACCAAGAGCACGGTCGTGCTGCAGGACCAGCTGAAGGCCGCGGGCTTTACGGTGAAGGCCGGCGTCGCCGACGAGCCGACCGCCTTCGTCGCCAGCTTCAAGCAGGGCAAGGGCCCGGTGATCGCCATCCTGGCCGAGTTCGACGCCCTGCCGGGCCTGTCGCAGGCCGCCGCCCCGACCAAGACCCCGCGCCCTGAAACCGACAACGGCCACGGCTGCGGCCACAACCTGTTCGGCGCGGCCTCGGTGGCCGGCGCGGTCGCCCTCAAGGAATGGATGATCCAGAACAAGGTGCAGGGCGAGGTCCGCGTCTACGGCACGCCCGCCGAAGAAGGCGGCTCGGGCAAGGTCTACATGGTGCGCGAAGGCCTGTTCAACGACGTCGACGTGACGCTGCACTGGCACCCGGGCAACGAGAACTCGGCCCGCCAGGGCACCTCGATGGCCAACATCAGCGGCAAGTTCCGCTTCCGGGGCAAGTCCTCGCACGCCTCGGGCGCGCCGTGGGCCGGCCGCTCGGCGCTGGACGGCGTGGAGGTGCTGGATACCGCCGCCAACTTCATGCGCGAGCACATCCCCGACGGCACCCGCATCCACTACGTGATCACCAACGGCGGCAAGGCCCCGAACGTGGTGCCCGACTTCGCCGAGGTCTACTACTACGTCCGCAACAGCGATCCGAAGATCGTCGTCAGCGTCATGGACCGCATCAAGAAAGCGGCCGACGGCGCGGCCATGGCCACCGAGACCACCGTCGAGTTCGAGCAGACCGGCGGCGTCTACAACCTGCTGCCCAACGACGTGCTGGGCAAGGTGATGCACGACAGCCTGACCAGCGTGGGCGGGATCACCTGGACGCCGGAAGAGACCGAGTTCGCCAAGACCCTGGCCAAGAGCCTCAACGGCGGCGGCGGCGACCTGGCCTCGGTGGGCAAGGTGCAGTCCTACGCCCCGGCCGACACCAAGGGCGGCGTCGGCGGCTCGACCGACGTGTCGGACATCTCGTGGGTGACGCCGACCGTGGGCCTGTCGACGGCGACCTTCGTCCCGGGCTCGGCCGGCCACAGCTGGCAGAACGTGGCGGCGGCCGGCTCGTCGATCGGCCTCAAGGGCGCGGCCGTCGCGGCCAAGACCCTGTCGATCACCGGCGCTGAGCTGTTCATGAACCCCAAGCTGATCGCCGACGCCAAGGCCGAGCTGAACGCCCGTCGCGGCGACGGCTTCCAGTACAAGGCCATGGTCGGCGACCGGAAGCCCCCGCTCGACTACCGCAAGGCCGGCGGCGCGGAGTAA
- a CDS encoding DUF2199 domain-containing protein, translating to MTNPVRRFLDRLTGRRAESAASWTCPTCGERHDELPAATAHAPLVWDQASPWERADDFDLTSDTCIWKGEHYFIRGVLELPLTDREGVFSFGVWTSLSRESFARYLPTFEAENEADRVELPPMFGWFSNSLPGFPETLNLRCDVHARTGGLRPLIELHAADHPLAVAQREGIPFNQAVEYVHAHLAPEHLRRR from the coding sequence ATGACCAACCCGGTGCGCCGCTTCCTTGATCGCCTGACCGGACGCCGCGCCGAGTCGGCCGCGTCCTGGACCTGCCCCACCTGCGGCGAGAGGCACGATGAACTACCGGCCGCCACCGCTCATGCTCCGCTCGTCTGGGATCAGGCCTCTCCGTGGGAACGGGCCGACGACTTCGATCTGACCTCCGACACCTGCATCTGGAAGGGCGAGCACTACTTCATCCGCGGCGTGCTGGAGTTGCCGCTGACGGATCGCGAGGGCGTGTTCAGCTTCGGCGTCTGGACGAGCCTCAGCCGCGAGAGCTTCGCTCGCTACCTGCCGACCTTCGAAGCGGAGAACGAGGCCGACCGCGTCGAGCTTCCGCCGATGTTCGGCTGGTTCTCCAACAGCCTGCCCGGCTTCCCCGAGACCCTGAACCTGAGGTGCGACGTGCACGCCCGGACAGGCGGATTGAGGCCGCTCATAGAGCTGCACGCCGCCGACCATCCATTGGCGGTCGCCCAACGGGAAGGCATTCCCTTCAACCAGGCTGTCGAATACGTCCACGCGCATCTGGCGCCGGAGCACCTTCGGCGACGGTGA
- a CDS encoding FecR family protein → MRHTVPNLASSGEPDAAEWVARLQNRPNDLGLRRDFDSWLKADPANKDAYASAWDAWARLGALSDEPEILAARARLKAELAADQRRRARPQVRWAAAVAALVTAGGFGTALWLATAPSDHAPAVAPAQTAQAVYRTGVGEQKTITLADGSVATLSTDSVLRVTEWGARRALTLDRGEAFFQVAKNPQRPFVVTADGRTVTALGTAFNVRVDPGKWSVSLLEGKIRVADPAAHNSVDLLPGSRLEQQAGSTWAVAAADVAALTSWRDGSLTFDDQPLAEIVGELNRYSVRKIRIDSPRVAATPMSGRFKTGDVSGFVDALSAYGAAKVKTGQSGEIVLVSP, encoded by the coding sequence ATGCGCCACACCGTCCCAAACCTGGCTTCTTCCGGTGAACCGGACGCCGCGGAATGGGTCGCGCGCCTGCAGAATCGGCCGAACGACCTGGGACTGCGGCGTGACTTCGATTCCTGGCTGAAGGCCGATCCGGCCAACAAGGACGCCTATGCCTCGGCGTGGGACGCCTGGGCTCGCCTGGGCGCCCTGTCGGACGAGCCCGAGATTCTCGCCGCCCGCGCCCGCCTGAAGGCCGAGCTGGCCGCCGACCAGCGCCGCCGCGCCCGTCCGCAGGTGCGCTGGGCCGCGGCCGTCGCCGCGCTGGTCACCGCCGGCGGTTTCGGCACGGCCCTGTGGCTCGCCACCGCGCCTTCCGACCACGCGCCCGCCGTCGCCCCCGCCCAGACGGCCCAGGCCGTCTACCGCACCGGGGTCGGCGAGCAGAAGACCATCACCCTGGCCGACGGCTCGGTCGCCACCCTGTCGACCGACTCGGTGCTGCGCGTCACCGAATGGGGCGCCCGCCGCGCCCTGACGCTGGATCGCGGCGAAGCCTTCTTCCAGGTGGCCAAGAACCCGCAGCGTCCGTTCGTGGTCACCGCCGACGGCCGCACGGTCACGGCCCTGGGCACCGCCTTCAACGTCCGCGTCGATCCGGGCAAGTGGTCGGTCAGCCTGCTGGAAGGCAAGATCCGCGTCGCCGACCCGGCCGCCCACAACAGCGTCGACCTCTTGCCAGGCTCGCGTCTCGAGCAGCAGGCCGGCTCGACCTGGGCCGTGGCCGCCGCCGACGTGGCCGCCCTGACCAGCTGGCGCGACGGCAGCCTGACCTTCGACGACCAGCCGCTGGCCGAAATCGTCGGCGAACTGAACCGCTATTCGGTGCGCAAGATCCGCATCGACTCCCCGCGCGTGGCCGCCACGCCGATGAGCGGCCGCTTCAAGACCGGCGACGTCTCCGGCTTCGTCGACGCCCTCAGCGCCTATGGCGCGGCCAAGGTGAAGACCGGCCAAAGCGGCGAGATCGTCCTGGTTTCGCCGTAG
- a CDS encoding RNA polymerase sigma factor, with the protein MALANLAAGARGSEGLAHASLPYQQALKAFFRRRVEGGEVDDLVQEVLLRLHNRRDGGEVSNLGSFIFQTATNVLLDRRRRDTVRKRQAHCELEEIHHPLDELSPDRILQAKEQAAVAAAALGDLPLRTRAAFMLVRFEGMSYKAAAAQLGLSVSAVEKHVAKALKHLTSRLQEHDAPHRPKPGFFR; encoded by the coding sequence ATGGCGCTGGCGAATCTTGCCGCTGGAGCGCGTGGAAGCGAGGGCCTGGCCCATGCTTCCCTGCCCTACCAGCAGGCCCTGAAGGCTTTCTTCCGCCGAAGAGTGGAAGGCGGCGAGGTCGACGACCTCGTGCAGGAAGTGCTTCTTCGACTTCACAACCGCCGTGACGGCGGGGAAGTGTCGAACCTCGGCAGCTTCATTTTTCAGACCGCCACCAACGTCCTGCTCGATCGTCGCCGCCGCGACACGGTCCGAAAACGCCAGGCGCACTGCGAGCTGGAGGAAATCCATCACCCCCTCGACGAACTGTCGCCGGACCGTATTCTTCAGGCCAAGGAACAGGCCGCCGTCGCCGCGGCCGCCCTCGGTGACCTTCCCTTAAGGACGCGCGCTGCATTCATGCTCGTCCGATTTGAAGGCATGAGTTACAAGGCGGCGGCCGCTCAACTGGGACTCTCCGTCAGCGCGGTCGAAAAACACGTCGCCAAGGCTCTCAAGCACCTGACGAGCCGTCTGCAGGAACACGATGCGCCACACCGTCCCAAACCTGGCTTCTTCCGGTGA
- a CDS encoding TonB-dependent receptor domain-containing protein: protein MHTRHRRCALAGWLALAAFATPVVAAAAPRRVDIAAGTPMARALTAFSAQTDIEILFNPALVTGLSAPRVRGRLEADEALERLLAGSGLVARRHGGRLLIERGAPERPLPAALPAAPIVSAEVDAVTVTALRRATAEQNTPLSIRVVSGEALKATGAVTFERAAQRLPGLTLTSTGVGRMRMTLRGVYGSGEATTALYYNDIPVSGPSGTTADPGGSFPDLLLVDVDRLEVLRGPQGTLYGSSAMGGAVKVAFNRADPARDQMGLEIEGGVVGGRAGGAITAVANKTFAEDRAALRLTAYRRDEAAFSDNARLGLKGVNAGSTTGGRLAAVWRPSEALRFDLLLAGQDSRLNDTGAGAPGEPSHVSRNFVRTPFDSEVWFGALSMESRLAGARFAASLAHYQWNNTRQIDYTGTLQAERGSAAGCARWLALGAGLACDAGQMTGYASYVDSRTPGLLYQPIDLTADVREARLTSDRDGPMQWTVGVFSETRSDTIDSQVRVADPLTGLPVDAAGFTGRRIVDTRLDQVAVYGEATLAVDDRTDITIGARRFSYDKKTVGQVLVVNVISDTSGGNFRNRVEEDGWSVKGLASRRFSPRLMGYMQVSQGFRPGGINTAPGLPAALQGYGSDTLWNRELGLKSRWLNGRLSTNLALYSIDWRDMQYSATSENGAFAFVTNLGRARIDGVEFDATWSRAGSKVGFNFAATEAVLTQDQTTGAMAGLGREGDHLPAVPRVAFTLWGETRRELPGGASLILNGSAAYVGESRSTFESVSPGAGRDLGGVTLIDGRMAIEVGRRSVGVFVENLLDSDSPLFITAGRLPQSFSAQPRRVGVSLRFAY from the coding sequence TTGCACACACGTCATCGCCGCTGCGCGCTCGCCGGTTGGCTGGCGCTCGCCGCGTTCGCGACCCCCGTGGTCGCGGCGGCCGCGCCGCGCCGGGTCGACATCGCCGCCGGCACGCCGATGGCCCGCGCCCTGACCGCCTTTTCCGCCCAGACCGACATCGAGATCCTGTTCAACCCCGCCCTTGTCACGGGCCTGAGCGCGCCGCGGGTGCGCGGCCGGCTCGAGGCCGACGAGGCGCTGGAGCGCCTTCTGGCCGGATCGGGCCTGGTCGCGCGCCGTCACGGCGGGCGGCTGCTGATCGAGCGCGGCGCGCCCGAGCGTCCGCTCCCCGCCGCCTTGCCCGCCGCGCCCATCGTATCGGCCGAGGTCGACGCGGTGACGGTCACGGCCCTGCGCCGGGCCACCGCCGAGCAGAACACGCCGCTGTCGATCCGGGTGGTCAGCGGCGAAGCGCTGAAGGCCACCGGCGCGGTGACCTTCGAACGCGCCGCCCAGCGCCTGCCGGGCCTGACCCTGACCAGCACCGGGGTCGGCCGCATGCGCATGACCCTGCGCGGCGTCTATGGTTCGGGCGAAGCGACGACGGCCCTTTATTACAACGACATCCCGGTCTCGGGGCCCAGCGGCACCACGGCCGATCCCGGCGGCTCGTTCCCCGACCTGCTGCTGGTCGATGTCGACCGCCTGGAGGTGCTGCGCGGGCCGCAGGGCACGCTGTACGGTTCCAGCGCCATGGGCGGGGCCGTGAAGGTGGCCTTCAATCGCGCCGATCCCGCGCGCGACCAAATGGGGCTGGAGATCGAGGGCGGGGTTGTCGGCGGCCGGGCCGGCGGGGCGATCACCGCCGTCGCCAACAAGACCTTCGCCGAGGATCGCGCGGCGCTGCGCCTGACCGCCTATCGCCGTGACGAGGCCGCCTTCTCCGACAACGCCCGCCTGGGCCTGAAGGGCGTCAACGCCGGCAGCACGACGGGCGGGCGCCTGGCCGCGGTCTGGCGGCCCAGCGAGGCCCTGCGCTTCGACCTGCTGCTGGCCGGCCAAGACTCGCGCCTGAACGACACCGGCGCCGGCGCCCCCGGCGAGCCCTCGCACGTGTCGCGCAACTTCGTCCGCACGCCGTTCGACAGCGAGGTGTGGTTCGGCGCGCTGTCGATGGAAAGCCGCCTGGCGGGGGCGCGCTTCGCGGCCTCGCTGGCCCACTACCAGTGGAACAACACGCGCCAGATCGACTACACCGGCACCCTGCAGGCAGAACGCGGCAGCGCCGCCGGCTGCGCCCGCTGGCTGGCCCTGGGCGCGGGCCTGGCCTGCGACGCCGGCCAGATGACGGGCTATGCGTCCTATGTGGACAGCCGCACGCCGGGCCTGCTGTACCAGCCCATTGACCTGACCGCCGACGTGCGCGAGGCGCGCCTGACCTCCGATCGCGACGGCCCGATGCAATGGACGGTCGGCGTGTTCTCCGAGACCCGCAGCGACACCATCGACAGCCAGGTGCGCGTCGCCGATCCTCTCACAGGCCTGCCGGTCGACGCGGCCGGCTTCACGGGCCGCCGCATCGTCGACACCCGCCTGGATCAAGTCGCCGTCTACGGCGAGGCGACCCTGGCGGTCGACGACCGCACCGACATTACTATCGGCGCCCGCCGCTTCTCGTACGACAAGAAGACCGTCGGCCAGGTGCTGGTGGTCAACGTGATCTCCGACACCTCGGGCGGCAATTTCCGCAACCGGGTCGAGGAGGACGGCTGGAGCGTCAAGGGCCTGGCCTCGCGCCGGTTCTCGCCCCGCCTGATGGGCTACATGCAGGTGTCGCAGGGTTTCCGCCCGGGCGGCATCAACACCGCGCCGGGCCTGCCGGCCGCCCTTCAGGGCTATGGCTCCGACACGTTGTGGAACCGCGAACTGGGTCTGAAGTCGCGCTGGCTGAACGGACGGCTGTCGACCAACCTGGCGCTGTACAGCATCGACTGGCGCGACATGCAGTATTCGGCGACCAGCGAGAACGGCGCCTTCGCCTTCGTCACCAACCTGGGCCGGGCCCGCATCGACGGCGTCGAGTTCGACGCCACCTGGAGCCGGGCGGGCTCCAAGGTCGGGTTCAACTTCGCCGCCACCGAGGCGGTGCTGACCCAGGACCAGACCACCGGCGCCATGGCGGGGCTCGGCCGCGAGGGCGATCACCTGCCGGCCGTGCCGCGCGTGGCCTTCACGCTCTGGGGCGAGACCCGGCGCGAGCTGCCCGGCGGGGCCAGCCTGATCCTGAACGGCTCGGCCGCCTATGTCGGCGAGTCCCGCTCTACCTTCGAGTCCGTCAGTCCCGGCGCGGGCCGGGATCTCGGCGGCGTGACCCTGATCGACGGCCGCATGGCCATCGAGGTCGGCCGGCGCTCGGTCGGGGTGTTCGTCGAGAACCTGCTGGATTCCGACTCGCCGCTGTTCATCACCGCTGGCCGCCTGCCGCAGTCGTTCTCGGCCCAGCCACGCCGCGTCGGGGTGAGCCTGCGTTTCGCCTACTGA